The proteins below are encoded in one region of Myxococcales bacterium:
- a CDS encoding metallophosphoesterase, with translation MTPEAPLNRPFACIADIHGNLPALEAVLKELAIRGIVDLFVAGDLLLGGSQPLEVWRKLRAINARMVKGPSDEALCQISDPGKGDESDGAENARKIFLETKNP, from the coding sequence ATGACACCTGAAGCTCCACTAAATCGCCCTTTTGCTTGCATTGCGGACATCCATGGAAATTTGCCTGCTTTGGAGGCTGTCCTTAAGGAACTTGCGATTCGAGGGATTGTCGATCTCTTTGTAGCCGGCGATCTATTGCTGGGGGGAAGCCAGCCTCTAGAGGTATGGCGCAAGCTGAGGGCTATTAATGCCCGGATGGTCAAAGGCCCATCGGATGAAGCACTCTGCCAGATCTCCGATCCTGGCAAAGGCGATGAAAGTGACGGAGCTGAAAACGCTCGCAAGATTTTTCTCGAAACGAAAAATCCTTAG
- a CDS encoding DUF1585 domain-containing protein, with protein sequence MGCHMKINPVGFAFEHFDTMGAWRETETVGDQEVTVDSSGDIFGAVDPEVNGYIEGLNGEQGLATRLASSDAVSTCLVRQWYRYMMGRGENLEDESAIEAIHTEFKASGKDLKELLVQLAISKVFRAAPALPKETP encoded by the coding sequence ATGGGCTGTCACATGAAGATTAATCCTGTGGGCTTTGCCTTCGAGCATTTTGACACCATGGGCGCCTGGCGCGAGACAGAAACCGTCGGAGACCAAGAGGTCACCGTCGATTCAAGTGGCGATATTTTTGGTGCTGTCGATCCAGAGGTCAATGGCTACATTGAAGGCCTAAATGGCGAGCAGGGTTTGGCAACACGCTTGGCCAGTTCCGATGCCGTCAGCACCTGCCTTGTACGTCAATGGTACCGCTACATGATGGGACGCGGAGAGAATCTTGAAGATGAATCGGCGATTGAAGCCATTCACACCGAGTTCAAGGCCTCAGGCAAAGATCTCAAGGAACTCCTCGTACAGCTCGCTATCAGCAAAGTCTTTCGAGCCGCACCTGCTTTACCGAAGGAGACTCCATGA
- a CDS encoding DUF1552 domain-containing protein, with translation MSKKLTRRRFLRGSGGVIVALPLFQSDFITGRVSKASAATSEPLRFVAMFRPNGTAQPFAGAPDYWWPTTNANGNGPLSDGKGGTFNFNHCNAPLSSIAPHVNFLHGLDYTRDERRGPRSGPNDGYPRPDDVGYDFDPGEGHQMGMGKFLTGRPLLTGAQAGGDGSLAGWASGISLDQHLAKTLSKGKRFSSLELGVHVTNGDVRGRMSYAGANQPLPPTNSPRAVFDRIFSDLNTSPTALQALRARRGSVLDTVLDRCKSYMNYELGYEERQRMEQHCGMIRDLEERIVATPVIGDRCQLPAVPGSPTLSPENIPIFSQLHIDLLVMAFACDLTRVATLQYSDSFNLIPFSFPIADRVNQSDAFLLGHEISHSFHNVGREFNELIVREKWYSRQVASFASKLAAYGEGSGSMLDNTVILWSSELAHGHHRHNNAPLTLIGGKNAGIKGGRYLQYGPGRPHNDLLRTIMNAVGVPGDSFGRPDWNTGVLEGLVS, from the coding sequence ATGAGTAAGAAACTTACCCGGCGCCGATTTCTGCGAGGAAGCGGTGGTGTCATTGTGGCTTTGCCGCTTTTCCAGAGTGACTTTATCACTGGCCGAGTATCAAAAGCATCAGCTGCAACATCGGAGCCACTGCGTTTCGTTGCAATGTTTCGCCCCAATGGAACAGCGCAACCGTTTGCAGGCGCACCTGATTATTGGTGGCCCACAACCAACGCTAACGGCAACGGCCCGCTTAGCGATGGCAAGGGAGGGACTTTCAATTTCAATCACTGCAATGCCCCGCTTTCAAGCATCGCGCCCCACGTCAATTTTCTTCACGGCCTGGACTACACACGCGATGAACGCCGCGGGCCACGCAGTGGCCCCAACGACGGGTATCCGCGTCCGGATGATGTGGGTTACGATTTCGATCCTGGAGAAGGCCACCAGATGGGCATGGGCAAGTTCCTAACGGGTCGGCCGCTGCTTACAGGAGCGCAAGCGGGCGGCGATGGAAGCCTCGCCGGATGGGCTTCCGGAATTTCTCTCGACCAGCACCTCGCTAAAACGCTTTCCAAAGGCAAACGCTTTTCAAGTCTGGAGCTCGGCGTACACGTCACAAACGGTGATGTGCGCGGACGCATGTCCTATGCCGGAGCGAATCAACCGCTTCCCCCTACGAATTCTCCAAGAGCGGTCTTTGATCGAATTTTCTCGGATCTCAATACTTCACCTACGGCACTGCAAGCCTTACGTGCGCGCCGCGGCTCGGTGCTCGATACGGTTCTGGATCGCTGCAAATCGTACATGAACTATGAACTGGGGTACGAGGAACGTCAGCGAATGGAGCAACACTGCGGCATGATTCGCGACTTGGAGGAGCGAATCGTGGCCACACCGGTGATCGGTGATCGCTGTCAGCTTCCAGCTGTCCCTGGATCGCCAACCCTAAGTCCGGAAAACATTCCTATTTTTTCCCAGCTGCATATTGATTTGTTGGTCATGGCTTTTGCCTGCGATCTCACGCGTGTTGCAACACTTCAGTATTCCGATTCATTCAACCTGATTCCCTTTAGCTTTCCTATTGCTGACCGAGTCAACCAAAGTGATGCCTTCTTACTTGGCCACGAGATTTCACACAGCTTCCACAATGTGGGTCGTGAGTTCAATGAACTTATCGTGAGAGAAAAATGGTATTCAAGGCAAGTCGCATCATTCGCAAGCAAGCTTGCTGCATACGGTGAAGGCAGCGGCAGCATGTTGGACAACACTGTTATTCTTTGGAGCAGTGAACTTGCACACGGACATCATCGACACAACAATGCTCCGCTCACATTGATAGGCGGAAAAAATGCCGGCATCAAAGGTGGCCGCTATCTTCAATACGGTCCAGGGCGACCTCACAATGATCTGTTGCGCACTATCATGAATGCGGTGGGCGTACCCGGAGATAGTTTCGGTCGCCCCGATTGGAATACCGGAGTCCTCGAAGGACTGGTCAGCTAA
- the dnaK gene encoding molecular chaperone DnaK, with product MERVIGIDLGTTNSCVAVMDEDVPTVIQNRGGYKTTPSMVAVTEAGKRLVGHIAKRQAVTNAENTVYAAKRLIGRPWDSDQVQNAVLSCAYHIVEGPHNDARIRLRDKVYSIPEISAMILQEMKMVAEEFLGEEIKKAVITVPAYFNDGQRQATKDAGSIAGLDVIRIINEPTAAALGYGFNKKLDRTIAVFDLGGGTFDISVLEMSSDDVFKVISTAGDTFLGGEDFDMRIMDWLVDEFSKENGIDLRQDRMALQRLKDAAEKAKCELSTVHETEINLPFVISNARNEAMHLQQLLSRSQLNEMCEDLVQRTLEISKNTIEGAGLGTEDIEEVILVGGMTRMPRLQEAVGRFFGKEPSKGVHPDEVVALGAAIQGSALLNEEDDMILLDVTPHTLGIMVVGGYFESLIAQNTTIPTSSSKVFTTVRENQTAVKILVMQGESERAEENDLLGEFVLTGLRRAPAGQVEVEVSFDIDADGIVSVAAKDTETGAAQSITVTSTSGLTLEEIQSMTAQADNYAVSRRSDDNMEALKQEVETIVDEIERLFPEVEQIVAGSEFGRDAIDKARTVVERVQNLVDRNDTDGVREQLDALKRTQRMFRGVVGKT from the coding sequence ATGGAACGTGTTATTGGTATTGATCTAGGGACCACCAATTCCTGTGTTGCAGTGATGGACGAAGATGTGCCCACTGTTATACAGAATCGCGGCGGCTATAAAACAACCCCTTCAATGGTCGCCGTAACGGAAGCTGGCAAACGTCTGGTTGGCCATATTGCTAAGCGACAGGCCGTCACGAACGCAGAGAATACGGTCTACGCAGCAAAACGCCTGATTGGTCGGCCTTGGGATAGTGACCAGGTCCAAAATGCAGTTCTCAGTTGCGCCTATCATATTGTGGAAGGGCCTCACAACGACGCACGAATTCGATTGCGCGACAAAGTTTATAGCATTCCAGAAATCAGCGCGATGATTCTTCAGGAGATGAAAATGGTCGCTGAAGAATTCCTTGGCGAAGAAATCAAAAAAGCTGTCATTACCGTTCCGGCTTATTTCAACGATGGCCAACGGCAAGCCACGAAAGACGCGGGTAGTATCGCCGGGCTTGATGTGATTCGCATCATCAACGAGCCCACTGCTGCTGCATTGGGCTACGGTTTTAACAAAAAACTCGATCGAACTATTGCTGTTTTTGATCTTGGTGGTGGTACTTTCGACATTTCCGTTCTCGAAATGAGCAGCGACGATGTGTTCAAGGTGATAAGCACAGCGGGCGATACTTTTTTGGGTGGCGAAGACTTTGATATGCGCATCATGGACTGGTTAGTGGATGAGTTTTCCAAAGAAAATGGCATCGATTTGCGCCAAGACCGCATGGCTCTTCAGCGACTGAAGGATGCGGCAGAAAAAGCAAAGTGCGAGCTCTCTACAGTGCACGAAACTGAGATCAACCTTCCATTTGTGATCTCCAATGCACGAAACGAAGCCATGCATTTGCAGCAACTTCTCTCACGTTCGCAGTTAAACGAAATGTGCGAAGACCTTGTTCAGCGCACGCTAGAGATTTCAAAAAATACCATTGAGGGAGCAGGGCTTGGCACTGAGGATATTGAAGAAGTAATTCTCGTTGGGGGCATGACCCGCATGCCGCGTTTACAAGAAGCTGTGGGTCGCTTCTTTGGAAAAGAACCAAGCAAAGGAGTTCATCCTGACGAAGTTGTAGCCTTGGGTGCGGCGATTCAGGGCTCGGCGTTGCTCAATGAAGAAGATGATATGATTCTTCTCGATGTAACACCACACACCTTGGGTATCATGGTTGTTGGTGGTTATTTTGAATCACTGATTGCTCAAAACACAACCATACCGACGTCAAGCAGCAAGGTCTTTACGACCGTTCGCGAGAACCAGACGGCCGTGAAAATATTGGTCATGCAGGGTGAATCTGAGCGTGCTGAAGAGAATGATTTGCTCGGTGAGTTTGTTCTCACTGGACTTCGGCGTGCCCCAGCCGGGCAGGTTGAGGTTGAGGTGAGTTTTGACATCGATGCCGACGGTATTGTGAGTGTGGCAGCCAAGGACACGGAAACAGGCGCGGCTCAGTCCATCACGGTGACCTCGACGAGCGGCCTGACCCTCGAAGAGATCCAGTCGATGACTGCTCAAGCCGATAACTACGCTGTTTCCCGTCGTTCGGATGACAATATGGAAGCGCTCAAGCAGGAAGTCGAGACTATTGTTGATGAAATTGAACGGCTTTTTCCCGAGGTTGAGCAAATCGTCGCGGGCAGCGAATTCGGGCGGGACGCCATCGACAAAGCGCGAACAGTCGTCGAACGGGTTCAAAATCTTGTAGACCGAAACGATACAGACGGTGTAAGGGAGCAGCTTGATGCTCTAAAACGCACCCAGCGTATGTTTCGAGGGGTGGTTGGCAAAACCTGA
- a CDS encoding HlyC/CorC family transporter, whose product MEGPSTELIFGLVASLLASSSIGLVNVAFGMCPDGVLQSYVNDKQKGLQRTAKRLLAERYVIRLRLTVSRAFFICTSALLWTQLCPKGYFVGRFVVAAFLVAILDGLVSVVFNRLFRKAIQDRIVSVFRWTRPFDLLLMVLTYPVWLCWRLLEKMFPVSTEEQLGRVTEFDVETLIERGQRTGTLSQDHAEMLKSILEFQDTLAREVMVPRTQMVALDIETSVQDALKTVLEKGHSRYPVYRERIDQIEGLLYAKDIFKMYQDGTVGQQVVSSLVRRPAYFVPESKKITSLLREMQARRIHLAIVVDEFGGTNGIVTLEDIIEEIVGEIQDEHDNEDVPIRRIKPDLFLANAAVSIYDLEDFLGEEMPRSEGDYDSVGGMVTEFAGAVPQVGESVEIGPFIFTVREADKKHVTRVEIRRVMVTAEAK is encoded by the coding sequence TTGGAAGGTCCAAGTACAGAGCTTATTTTTGGCCTTGTTGCTAGCCTGTTAGCTTCAAGCAGCATTGGCCTTGTTAACGTAGCCTTTGGCATGTGCCCAGATGGTGTGCTGCAGTCTTACGTCAACGACAAACAGAAAGGTTTGCAGCGCACGGCAAAACGCTTGCTTGCTGAACGTTACGTCATACGGCTACGTTTGACCGTAAGTCGCGCTTTCTTTATCTGCACATCGGCCCTGCTTTGGACGCAGCTCTGCCCGAAAGGATATTTTGTCGGCCGATTTGTAGTGGCTGCGTTTTTAGTTGCCATTTTAGATGGCTTGGTTTCGGTTGTTTTTAACCGTCTTTTTAGAAAAGCCATTCAAGATCGTATCGTGTCTGTTTTTCGTTGGACGAGGCCTTTTGATCTTTTATTGATGGTATTGACCTATCCCGTTTGGCTTTGCTGGAGATTATTGGAAAAAATGTTTCCCGTCTCGACCGAAGAGCAGCTTGGGCGTGTGACCGAGTTTGACGTGGAAACACTCATCGAACGAGGTCAACGTACCGGTACGTTGAGTCAAGATCACGCCGAGATGCTTAAAAGCATTCTTGAGTTCCAAGATACACTGGCCCGTGAAGTCATGGTCCCACGCACGCAGATGGTGGCTTTAGACATTGAGACTTCGGTTCAAGACGCGCTAAAAACAGTGCTTGAAAAGGGACATAGCCGTTACCCTGTTTACCGGGAGCGAATCGATCAAATCGAAGGCTTGCTGTACGCGAAAGATATTTTCAAAATGTATCAAGACGGTACGGTTGGCCAGCAGGTTGTTTCATCCTTGGTGCGCCGTCCAGCGTACTTTGTTCCTGAGAGTAAAAAAATAACGAGTTTACTCCGGGAGATGCAGGCCAGGCGTATCCATCTTGCCATTGTGGTTGATGAATTTGGCGGGACCAACGGCATTGTCACCCTCGAGGATATCATTGAGGAGATAGTGGGTGAGATTCAAGACGAACATGATAACGAAGATGTGCCGATAAGACGGATAAAGCCTGACTTGTTCTTAGCCAACGCTGCTGTTTCCATTTACGATCTTGAAGATTTTCTTGGCGAAGAAATGCCGCGCTCGGAAGGCGATTATGATTCGGTGGGCGGTATGGTAACAGAGTTCGCTGGAGCGGTTCCCCAAGTTGGGGAATCTGTTGAGATTGGTCCTTTTATCTTTACGGTGCGTGAAGCCGATAAAAAACATGTGACACGCGTTGAGATTCGACGTGTTATGGTAACAGCGGAAGCAAAATAG
- the argF gene encoding ornithine carbamoyltransferase, producing the protein MKNDFLTLWDLGTEKIEKVLARAEELKRLRAEGSTPRVLEGKQIAILLEKASTRTRVSFEVGIQELGANPLVLSANEMQLGRGESIEDTARVISRYLHAVVYRGHGHDRMQALAKYASISVINALSDSYHPCQLLADLLTIREHVNKPWSDLRVAWVGDGNNMAHSWINAAALLGFELRIASPKGYEPDAEVLKHATLQGKVRLVLGDNAQEAVLDADVVNTDVWASMGQESENEKRKLAFDGFCVSAEIMRKASDNAIFLHCLPAHRGEEVETSVLEGASSRIWDEAENRLHAQKALMEVLLSE; encoded by the coding sequence ATGAAGAACGATTTTCTTACTTTGTGGGATTTGGGCACGGAAAAAATCGAGAAAGTTTTGGCCCGCGCAGAGGAGCTCAAGCGCCTGCGTGCAGAGGGATCGACCCCTCGCGTCTTAGAGGGAAAACAAATCGCGATTCTACTTGAAAAGGCTTCCACCCGAACGCGCGTTTCCTTTGAAGTAGGTATCCAAGAGCTGGGAGCAAATCCCCTTGTCCTAAGCGCAAACGAAATGCAATTAGGACGGGGCGAGAGCATTGAAGATACAGCGCGAGTGATTTCTCGTTATCTTCATGCTGTGGTTTACCGAGGCCATGGACACGATCGCATGCAAGCTCTTGCTAAGTACGCAAGTATTTCAGTGATCAACGCGCTCTCGGACAGCTACCATCCTTGCCAATTGCTTGCGGACCTATTGACGATCCGTGAGCACGTCAACAAGCCGTGGTCCGATCTTCGCGTGGCGTGGGTAGGAGATGGTAACAATATGGCCCATTCGTGGATTAACGCTGCTGCTTTGTTAGGCTTTGAGTTGCGTATCGCTTCTCCTAAGGGCTATGAACCGGATGCTGAAGTGCTGAAGCATGCTACTTTACAGGGCAAAGTACGCCTTGTTCTTGGGGATAATGCCCAAGAGGCCGTTTTGGATGCCGATGTTGTCAATACCGACGTTTGGGCCAGCATGGGGCAGGAGAGCGAAAACGAAAAGCGAAAACTGGCTTTTGACGGCTTCTGTGTAAGTGCAGAAATCATGCGCAAAGCCAGCGATAATGCTATATTTCTTCATTGTCTTCCTGCCCACCGAGGGGAAGAAGTAGAAACAAGTGTGCTCGAGGGTGCATCCTCAAGAATATGGGATGAGGCGGAAAATCGCTTGCACGCTCAGAAGGCACTGATGGAAGTATTGCTTTCGGAATGA
- a CDS encoding DUF1592 domain-containing protein: MLVLRVRSLGCVLLLSACSQGEIGAYSDNWQAPTEEQVLLPESARPETLRLLTRTEFQNTVTDLGIIDDAAAIVGTFPDQNVSDGFDNMAHSHVANPLLIEAYMRAAEMLSGAALAKRVSLTASIMECAGAAGTTKACGLKFLDHFIPKMFRFLVPEEQLSSYKELFEVVFNTSGFNAAFRMSLEAALQSPDFLYRAELPNSAGTLDPFVMASRLSYFLWSTMPDDELFEAARSGALSTRIGVESQARRMLEAQRAKMVVWRFSDQWLKLYRAYAVTKDRVRYPEFSPALRGAWRTSVLAFINDQYFGDGTLEDRLLSPKVFVNQTLADLYGWQMPAPSEGYLPIEADSDRFSGLLSQPGLMAILAKSDQSSPIHRGVFIREKLLCEHLPPPPPDAPASVPPVDDNQTTRERVTKLTSAPNAWAVT, translated from the coding sequence ATGCTCGTACTAAGGGTTCGAAGTCTTGGCTGTGTCTTGTTGCTGTCTGCGTGTAGCCAAGGGGAAATTGGCGCTTACTCCGACAATTGGCAGGCTCCCACCGAAGAGCAGGTACTGCTCCCTGAATCGGCGCGACCCGAAACCCTTCGTTTGCTGACGCGAACGGAATTTCAAAACACCGTGACCGATCTTGGAATTATCGACGATGCAGCGGCCATCGTTGGGACTTTTCCCGATCAAAACGTAAGCGATGGCTTTGATAACATGGCGCACTCGCACGTCGCGAATCCTCTTTTAATTGAAGCCTATATGCGTGCTGCAGAAATGCTTTCTGGAGCGGCACTTGCAAAGCGTGTTTCGCTAACAGCCAGCATCATGGAGTGTGCAGGTGCGGCAGGCACCACTAAGGCGTGCGGGTTGAAGTTCCTGGACCACTTTATCCCAAAAATGTTTCGTTTTCTTGTACCCGAGGAGCAGCTCTCGAGTTACAAAGAGCTCTTTGAAGTAGTATTCAACACATCCGGTTTCAACGCTGCCTTTCGTATGAGCCTCGAAGCAGCACTGCAGTCTCCCGATTTTTTGTACCGAGCCGAGCTGCCAAATAGTGCAGGGACACTTGATCCCTTCGTTATGGCGTCTCGCCTTTCTTATTTCTTGTGGTCCACCATGCCAGATGATGAGCTTTTTGAGGCAGCGCGAAGTGGTGCACTTAGCACGCGTATCGGCGTTGAAAGCCAAGCCCGCCGCATGCTCGAGGCGCAGCGCGCAAAAATGGTCGTTTGGCGCTTCTCGGATCAATGGCTAAAGCTGTATCGAGCTTACGCTGTCACCAAAGATCGTGTGCGTTACCCTGAATTCTCGCCAGCACTGCGCGGGGCCTGGCGCACAAGCGTGCTCGCATTCATCAATGATCAATACTTTGGCGATGGCACCCTTGAAGATCGTTTGCTCTCACCCAAGGTATTCGTCAACCAAACCTTGGCAGACCTTTATGGCTGGCAGATGCCAGCACCAAGCGAGGGTTACTTACCCATCGAAGCGGATTCGGATCGATTCTCGGGACTGCTTTCTCAGCCAGGGCTGATGGCAATCTTGGCAAAATCCGATCAGAGCTCACCCATTCACCGCGGCGTATTTATCCGAGAAAAATTACTGTGCGAACATCTTCCGCCACCACCCCCCGATGCCCCTGCCTCGGTTCCGCCCGTGGACGACAATCAGACGACACGCGAACGTGTCACCAAGTTAACCTCTGCCCCCAATGCATGGGCTGTCACATGA
- a CDS encoding metallophosphoesterase has translation MITRLAKLPKHLRLPLVNGEEILLVHGSPKDPYTPITHDMSAEEVVELIDDDHAQFIVCGGSHTPFRRDLAEHHLISVGSVGQAPEGNHAHLSILTPQMTGIQVEQLWLNYAS, from the coding sequence GTGATAACGCGTCTGGCGAAACTGCCTAAGCATCTACGGCTTCCATTGGTCAATGGTGAAGAGATTTTGCTGGTGCACGGCTCACCCAAAGATCCCTATACTCCCATAACGCACGATATGAGTGCAGAGGAAGTCGTTGAGCTCATCGATGATGACCATGCGCAGTTTATTGTCTGTGGCGGCTCACACACGCCTTTTCGTCGTGACCTAGCAGAGCACCATTTGATTTCAGTCGGGTCCGTGGGACAAGCCCCCGAAGGTAATCATGCGCATCTTAGCATCCTCACTCCTCAAATGACGGGAATCCAAGTCGAGCAGCTTTGGCTCAACTATGCATCGTAA
- a CDS encoding J domain-containing protein: MNLEKVPRVVQGIDIRSLPISSKEAYVLSCLDSVMSVLELVSVTGNTEQEVMAMLSHLQDLGAIEWVDPPPPVSLRPPRLTAPPSAASTTKKVEAEEHVDMDSARAKAILDMYARLDLLSYYDLLGVDKHADRKTIRNAYFKLSKVFHPDSMYGKNIGSYKVKMEKIFTQLTKAYDMLSKKQLREEYDAYLKTREDTDTARVLLEKADVEEKADTEPPSGSGDDEEKNALEATQQKEAAKARYRKFAAQKLFSAIGRSSTPPKPGAPKADRQEHAKTLARNLMTSVTGSSAVRTGLGRSAQFLKGAKDAERAGDLSAAMNAMRLAKAMAPDNPDIGKEYERMRKLVAQKLVADYIAQARYEERFRMWEAAANSWVKVTKAKPDDAEAYHRAAAAMLQAKGDMRHAQRLAKKRSVWLRNQLEIG; this comes from the coding sequence ATGAATTTGGAAAAAGTCCCGCGCGTTGTACAAGGTATCGATATTCGTTCCTTGCCCATAAGCTCAAAAGAAGCGTATGTACTGTCCTGTCTTGATAGCGTGATGAGTGTGCTTGAGTTGGTGTCTGTGACGGGCAACACCGAGCAAGAAGTCATGGCGATGCTATCACATCTCCAAGACTTGGGAGCCATCGAATGGGTGGATCCTCCTCCGCCGGTTTCTCTTCGTCCACCGCGCCTGACCGCTCCTCCCTCTGCAGCGTCCACCACCAAGAAAGTCGAAGCGGAGGAGCATGTCGACATGGATAGCGCTCGCGCTAAAGCAATTCTTGATATGTATGCTCGGCTCGATTTGCTTTCTTATTACGATTTGCTTGGAGTTGATAAACACGCTGATCGAAAAACCATTCGCAATGCTTATTTTAAGCTTTCAAAAGTTTTTCATCCCGATTCGATGTACGGAAAAAATATCGGTTCGTACAAAGTAAAGATGGAGAAAATTTTTACGCAGCTGACAAAAGCATACGATATGCTGAGTAAAAAACAGCTGCGCGAAGAGTACGATGCCTATCTGAAAACCCGTGAAGATACAGATACCGCGCGGGTTCTTCTTGAAAAAGCGGATGTTGAGGAAAAGGCAGATACCGAACCGCCATCAGGTAGTGGCGATGACGAAGAAAAAAATGCCCTTGAAGCGACGCAGCAAAAGGAAGCAGCCAAGGCACGTTACAGAAAATTTGCTGCTCAGAAACTGTTTTCGGCGATTGGGCGTTCATCGACTCCACCGAAGCCTGGAGCGCCTAAAGCGGACCGGCAGGAGCATGCAAAGACGCTAGCGCGCAATCTTATGACTTCGGTGACAGGCTCTTCGGCAGTTCGTACTGGCCTTGGACGCTCCGCTCAATTTCTTAAAGGGGCTAAGGACGCCGAACGAGCGGGTGATCTGTCGGCGGCGATGAACGCGATGCGTTTAGCAAAAGCTATGGCACCGGATAATCCGGACATAGGCAAGGAATATGAGCGCATGAGAAAACTCGTAGCTCAGAAGCTTGTCGCCGATTACATTGCGCAAGCACGCTATGAAGAGCGTTTTAGAATGTGGGAGGCCGCTGCCAATTCCTGGGTGAAAGTGACGAAGGCAAAGCCTGATGATGCCGAAGCCTATCACCGAGCTGCTGCAGCCATGCTTCAAGCAAAGGGTGACATGCGTCATGCGCAAAGACTCGCAAAAAAGCGGTCAGTTTGGCTCCGGAATCAGCTGGAAATAGGATAA
- a CDS encoding acetylornithine transaminase gives MSSNLQTSTEAKTYFTANMRPAPIVFERGQGCHLWDIEGHEYLDMCGGIAVLSVGHSHPTLVSAIQDQVASLMHVSNLFFNDKVIALAKAITSRTVFDRVYFVNSGAEANETLLKLARRYHYEQGDKERVQIIAMEGSFHGRTYGALSMTGQPKYKIGMAPMVGGIEHVPFMNIEAVKKIIGKQTAAVMVEPLQAEGGIHVGSKRYLQQLRELCDENGALLFYDEVQTGYGRTGEFLAMEHSGVEPDGCSLAKGIAGGFPLGAIAVKEKLTEGLPPGSHATTYGGNALGCAAGLAVLRVFDEENILDNVKKQSSYLLAGLNQLREKLGTDIAVDVRGQGLLLGLELADSIDPLALLGKLREQNLLLSLAGGKVLRFSPPLVIEQDLIEQGLSIVEQVLSDPPKKESK, from the coding sequence ATGTCCAGCAACCTCCAGACAAGCACCGAAGCTAAAACCTATTTTACTGCAAACATGCGGCCAGCGCCTATTGTCTTTGAGCGTGGTCAGGGCTGTCATTTGTGGGACATCGAAGGGCACGAATACCTTGATATGTGTGGGGGCATAGCCGTGCTTTCAGTGGGGCACAGCCATCCGACTTTGGTTAGCGCGATTCAAGATCAAGTCGCTAGCCTAATGCATGTCTCGAATCTTTTTTTCAATGACAAAGTCATCGCGCTTGCAAAAGCTATCACGAGTCGAACCGTTTTTGATCGCGTTTATTTCGTTAACAGTGGAGCTGAGGCCAACGAAACGCTGCTTAAGCTCGCACGACGCTACCACTACGAACAGGGTGACAAAGAGAGGGTGCAAATCATTGCCATGGAAGGGAGTTTTCATGGCCGAACCTACGGAGCACTCAGCATGACGGGCCAGCCGAAATACAAGATTGGCATGGCACCCATGGTAGGGGGCATCGAGCACGTACCGTTTATGAATATTGAAGCGGTTAAAAAAATCATCGGCAAGCAGACGGCAGCTGTGATGGTTGAGCCATTGCAAGCGGAAGGCGGCATTCACGTTGGCAGTAAACGTTATCTTCAACAACTAAGAGAGTTATGTGACGAGAATGGCGCTCTGTTGTTTTACGATGAAGTTCAGACTGGCTACGGCAGGACTGGCGAGTTTTTGGCGATGGAGCACAGCGGGGTTGAGCCCGATGGCTGCAGCCTGGCCAAAGGCATTGCGGGTGGTTTTCCTTTAGGCGCGATTGCCGTCAAAGAAAAACTGACGGAGGGCTTGCCTCCTGGCAGTCACGCCACAACTTATGGCGGCAACGCGCTTGGATGCGCGGCAGGGCTCGCGGTGTTGCGTGTTTTTGATGAAGAAAACATTCTTGATAACGTGAAAAAACAAAGCAGTTATCTTTTGGCTGGCCTTAATCAATTGCGGGAGAAGCTAGGGACGGATATTGCCGTCGATGTGAGAGGGCAGGGACTATTGTTAGGACTTGAGTTAGCCGATTCGATTGATCCTTTGGCGCTGCTTGGAAAATTGCGAGAGCAGAATTTGTTGCTGTCGCTTGCAGGCGGAAAGGTTTTGCGTTTTTCACCGCCATTGGTCATTGAGCAAGACTTGATCGAACAGGGCTTGAGTATCGTCGAGCAAGTGCTTAGCGACCCTCCCAAAAAGGAAAGCAAATGA